In the Natronobacterium texcoconense genome, one interval contains:
- a CDS encoding DUF7511 domain-containing protein translates to MSHGNEIDTGPADGSPDDCTLELDHVTVENDDAPDECAVFPREASEEELMNCWIVAQEHSFVDLESMR, encoded by the coding sequence ATGTCACACGGAAACGAAATCGATACGGGTCCCGCTGACGGCTCTCCCGACGACTGCACGCTCGAACTCGATCACGTCACTGTCGAGAACGACGACGCACCGGACGAATGCGCCGTCTTTCCGCGAGAAGCATCCGAGGAAGAACTGATGAATTGCTGGATCGTCGCTCAGGAGCACTCGTTCGTCGACCTCGAGTCGATGCGATAG
- a CDS encoding S1C family serine protease — MNDSRLDRRRFLAAASAGLVGAAAGCAEPRSGQPIEGGSTHEIDRDNLADGSAFTDVYEAVIDSVTMIRVLGVDDPATGDEGRGQGSGFLVDDSHVVTNDHVVAGGEEADLQYINGDWTNTRLVGSDRYSDLAVLEVDHVPDEATPLALAEEFPVVGQQVVAVGNPYGLEGTLTEGIVSGVNRTVDPPGRQFSLPNVVQTDAAVNPGNSGGPLVDLDGNVVGVVNATGGDNIGFAISAALTRRVVPSLIENGEYRHSFMGIGLASVDRIIAEENDLERATGVIVTDVVSGEAADGVLQGSDRTVQRSGEPIPVGGDVILEMDGQPIPDRHALSAFLALETSPGQTIDLRLWRNGSETHEELTLGER, encoded by the coding sequence ATGAACGACTCGCGACTCGATCGGCGGCGCTTTCTCGCAGCCGCGAGTGCCGGCCTCGTCGGTGCAGCCGCCGGCTGTGCCGAACCCCGTAGCGGACAGCCGATCGAGGGCGGTTCGACCCACGAGATCGATCGAGACAACCTCGCCGACGGATCGGCCTTTACCGACGTCTACGAGGCCGTCATCGATTCAGTGACGATGATCCGCGTCCTGGGCGTGGACGATCCAGCTACCGGCGACGAAGGCCGCGGCCAGGGATCGGGTTTTCTCGTCGACGACAGCCACGTCGTCACGAACGACCACGTCGTCGCCGGCGGCGAGGAGGCCGACCTCCAGTACATCAACGGCGACTGGACGAACACACGCCTCGTCGGCAGCGACCGCTACAGCGACCTGGCCGTTCTCGAAGTCGATCACGTCCCCGACGAAGCGACGCCGCTCGCGCTGGCGGAGGAGTTCCCCGTCGTCGGCCAGCAGGTAGTGGCAGTCGGCAATCCCTACGGCCTCGAGGGAACGCTCACGGAGGGTATCGTCAGCGGCGTCAATCGGACGGTCGATCCGCCCGGACGACAGTTCTCGCTCCCGAACGTCGTCCAGACCGACGCCGCCGTCAACCCCGGCAACAGCGGCGGTCCGCTCGTCGACCTCGACGGAAACGTCGTCGGCGTCGTCAACGCCACGGGCGGCGATAACATCGGGTTCGCGATCTCGGCGGCGCTGACCCGTCGCGTCGTCCCATCGCTCATCGAAAACGGCGAGTACCGCCACTCCTTCATGGGGATCGGACTCGCCTCCGTCGACCGGATCATCGCCGAGGAGAACGACCTCGAGCGGGCGACCGGCGTGATCGTCACCGACGTCGTCTCCGGCGAGGCGGCCGACGGCGTCCTGCAGGGCAGCGACAGGACCGTCCAGCGAAGCGGCGAACCGATCCCCGTCGGCGGCGACGTCATCCTCGAGATGGACGGCCAGCCGATCCCGGACCGACACGCCCTCTCGGCGTTTCTCGCCCTCGAGACGAGTCCCGGTCAGACGATCGACCTCCGGCTCTGGCGAAACGGCAGCGAGACCCACGAGGAACTGACGCTCGGTGAACGATGA